The genomic DNA tgttcctagtcgattgagccgtccgataataaggataaggatcgctcgagtttgagactagcacttgcgatgcagagtaccacgtttcattggtaaggaacatagagatgttcgaagcatgcaaatggatattcatacgatgaatgatcgaactaccctatccggactttccaagtggttatcacttatcgagtggataaagtccgcggttttggttgtacaccattagtccttactacttgaaacatcattgagactatatatgctagtactgtgctttgactcgtttaccgactctattggggtcatcaggtgtcgggattgggtacagttacaacacatataggagtcgatgctttgttgtcaaggattcaccacatacttgcgagtgtggatatcctatgcgatctgaggagatattagtgtgacgaatctctggccagagtacatgatgtgttttaagaaatggtttcttagtagcacatgcgatgtcactatttgatcttcaagatgtattgcatagttatcgaatctcgaacgactctcgatttaccaatggttgttgattcgatcgggatatatggatgaagggaccgtactgtatgctaaccaaaatctattggttcttgcaggcactatcagtgatacctagggaatcatggggcgatgttgctaggcgctcttaccatgattcgatgggcaagtcggaaattgttgttccgagtcacaaggagttgtgagcccacggctagctgtatccctgaaccattgagggtcacacagagtaatggatttttaatccccgttgagatagttaaatttaaagagttaaatttaatgaacaaagaagttggacttcttatttaagagtagaggagtaagatttcctaaaatgacatagtgatgggcatttttgaaaatcactgaattcggattcagaaaaatttatcttgactttaaaaggtgcagaaatggtttctgtgcacattggtgaaatcggtttatcaatcgaagtcatgatgaattttatattaatttctgaacatgtgggctttgcttgtcgggcttgaacttatgactaatgggccctaagctgttagcggcctacattataaataagttattgcagtacagaaattacacacaacaggtcacaattttcgaaaaaacctagtatttttctctaacagtggccgccccccttcccctctgctcaggaaaatccagcctgtgaattttgaattacagtctggtttaacggatcaaattcgttaattctcttcgtagaaacttctgatagattttctagtgcaatctgtcagagagattaaatatccgttcgtggacctgattgaagaacagttcgtccatcagttccagggatatacaacaagggcagagcaatctgttggtgtccaaaatctcgattcgagattggaggtaaaaatttataattgttatttaatttttacacacacaatttaatcgttaagttttgatacccattatggaatcgttccatataaaattttttaacttccgctgcaccgggtatcaattctgattgatctgatcgccgcgtttttCAACAGATTTGAGGCTGAAATTTGcatctaaaatttgatctatgATGAATTCAGAGATTTTGGGATATATTAGTAATGATGTAAATTAATAAAGATCGAAAACTTTGATAAATGAAATTGGTGGTTTTTCCAAATTAGGATGGATTGGAGGTTGAAGATTTACATCATGCTAAGGTTGTAAATCAAGTTATAGTTAATTTTATCGAAATTATAATCGAAAAAAACTCAAACTCGAGCACCGTTGTATGCCTGTCGAGCGAGTTTGCTAACGAGTCTGCTTAACGAGCTCGTTTGATGAGCCTGAAAACGAGTTTCTTTACGAGTCCAACTCAAGATAGGCTCGTTTAATATGATAAACGAGCCGAACCTGAGCCTTATGATAAAAGCCCGAACCCTTATGTATATCCAATGAATCGAACGTGAGCTTGATACTCTTCGACTCAGCCCATTTACGTACCTCTTTTGCAACCATGCATGTTAAGACAGCGAAAGAAATACCATCTATTCAAAAGCAATTCCGACATATTCAGGTTCCCGATGCAGGAATTGGTACATTGATCAAGATAGGCGAGCATGGGGGTTGGTTGGCTTGTCGAGACGAGTCGAGATTAGAAACCTAACTTCTTGATTACATGAAAAATATGCTTGCATACTCATTCACAAGCCAAAAAGGATTTTTACTTGTTGAAATAATTGTTGGAGACTCAATTCATGGATATGCAAACATGGTGACTTATATTTCGTACATCATCTCCAAACATCTTAAAGAATTTTTTTAGCTGGCATCATATTATTTGGTTGGCGTACCAAAATTGATATAATGATCCACACGAAAGATCCTTTTTTGCCATTTCTTTTTAGTTCAATGTCTCTTCTCATTATAAATGAGTATATCACGACACGATCCTGGCACAGGCATTACGAGTACACCACGGCTGGAGAAGGAACAAATTAAATTGGAGAAGAAGGAAAAATGTTCTTAAAAAAGATACTAATTAATTGTACGTAATGTCTACTAGTTtgataaaacatatataaatataaaatttaaagtatGATGAAAGGTAACATGGATTAAAATCTCGTGAATTAATCATCAgaatccaaaaatcaaacatCACAAACCCAATTTGATATCACACAATCCATATAGATCATCATGTTTCACCCAAAACAATACGAAAAAAATCGGCATACATACGACATCGAATTCGCCTCCATCGGAAGAGAATTTACTACGAAGATCGAGCGCTGATCTTCGAGGCTTCAACAACAGGTAGGAAGGGAGGAAGGGAGAGGTCTCCTTCATTTGCTTGAATAAGCCTGAAGCCATCTCAAATTCTCACGATTTTGGCGGCTTTAACCACAGGATTTTCCTTCGCGATCGCCTCTCTCCCGGCGGCCTTGTAGTCGTAGCTGCACTCGTGGCGGTCGGAGTACCGATGATCGGCGCAGAAGAGCTCGCCGCACCGGCACCTGAACCCGGTCAAACCGACCTTCCTCCGGCATCCAGAACACCTGTTGACCTCTCTCTTCACCGCCTCCGTCGGCAGCTCAGTCTTCAGATCTCCAGTCGTTTCAGCCGGATTCGAGCCCCTCTCCGGCGAGGACTTCCCGGACGCGCCAGATCTGATAACCTCCTCCCCGAACACGTGATTTATCAGCTTCGCTCCAGCTCCGGCGGCGCTGAAACATTTCTGGCAGAGATTATTACCGGAGGTATTACCCGCAACACCGCATTTCACGCACAAAACGATCGTTTCAGGTACGACCTTGAACTCAGCCTCCTCTTTCTCCGTTCTCTGCGccataaaataacaaaatcccAGAAAAAAAGAAACAGATTCAGAATTCCCCCGGCCCCTTTCGCTCAAcaacgatcggatcaaacaaaATCGAAAGAGAAATAAATAATCGGTCGAGAATTTCAAGAAGACGCGGATGAATGGACTAGGAAGGAAGGAGCGGGTGAGGGGTAGCGGGGGGAATTTGAAGGGGGAAAAGTCGGTAATGGTGAAGCAATGATGACCACATAGATACGCGTACAAGGCAACTTGTGGGAGGGTGAATTGACGCAAATGACCTTGCGATTTTTTGTGGGGTTGTCTCTAGATTACTTCTGACGTGTTATTGCATGCAAAGCCGTTACCATTGTGAATATCAAATttacttattttaaaattatcttTTCTATGAATTACCTATAAATATTTTTCActcttttatgttttatttttttaaaaaatataaatataaaagtttCTTTTACACATTCAAGGTGTGAACATTTTCGCAAGTGTGAATGAAGTAAGGGAGCATATGtgatatgaaaaaataaaaatgatatttatttttttcagaaaaatgttCATTAAAATTATCTATTGTCCGAGATCTTTTATTAAGAAAGTTGTTAAGCTGCGTCGGAATCTATAAATTTGAAGAAATATAATAGCATAAAattttttacaaatattatGACATATCATATTTATGCATTATTCTccttataatataataatatcaatattatatgtaaaataatatTACATGGATAGAAAAAGGAAATATGTATACCTCTTTACCCATACAcacgtaaataaataaataaataagccttcaaaaaaaaaataaaaaaataaaaaaggggTTGGAATACGTTGGATTCGATTCAGATATAGCTTTCATTAGGAGCCGCCCACTTTGACCGCCCCTTGCTCCTCTAGCACCGTCGTTTTTTGTCAACGTGGTGAACACGTGGACCCTCTTTTCTGTTTTCCACGTGGCATTATTATAGCGGATGTTGCACTGGGTAGATTCGGGTCGGGTCTTCTTCTCGATTCATGATTCGGTTCATGAAGTCGACGATCCGGTTCATCAAGCTGTCGACTGGGTCTAAATATTACACGTGGATTccacggtttttttttttttaatgaagtatGATCGTTGGATCTTATCTCAGGAGATTTCTTAAATACATGGGTGAATTTTCTGGTTTATTTCTATCTATCCTTACACGTAGTTTAATGATCCATCCAAAACATGACATATGTATTAATtaggattttaaaaaatatcatatataaaaaattttcttaACAAATGAAAAAACATGAACACGTGACATGTATTGAATGGATCGACAAAAAAATACCGAAATGTCGTCATATCGCTTTTATCgtattgaaaaaaaattgaatatatcgaaaatttcggtatatcgtAAATCATACCGTACtgaaattttcggtatcggtatcggtataaaatttttgaattatcggtatttcggtataccgaaaaaaaatcggTATATATGGTAGTAtaccgatattttttttaaaaaaacagtataaaaaaatcgatatacacggtatcataccgataccgtaccgaatttcGGTATTCGATACGGCATCGATATGGATTTATGtcataccgaaatttcggtataccgattttcggtacgatatagGTATCGAAATTTTTAATATCGAAATTTTCAGTACGATATACAATATTCGATACGGTATGTGATATACAATACCAAACCACCCCTACATTATACTGCTTCTACGGATAAGATCTGCTCTACCAATTTTTAGACTCGTATCCTCTATTGTTGAGGATTCACAACAGGGAATGATGTTTTACGATGcaccatcttttttttttagttggacttttttctctcattttttCATGTAGTCCGAAACTTTTTCTTTCGCAAGAAatgtttcttcttttcttctttttaaatgattttaaatcatagtaatttatttatatgatcATATTAAGTAAAATTCATTTGAACTATTTTTTTATAcagtaaattataattttttagtcctaattatatgattatttattaatatcaaGAAGATTTGGCCATGTGTTAGGATCGGTTTGGGAGTGAACAAAACTGCTTGATAAGCTGATGTCTCGAACTACTATAGCAGTTGATTTCCAATATACTTAGTTTTGGTTCAGTTGAGGTTGGTCAACTGAATCCTTTCCTCCTCACGTATCGATGTTAATTTGCAAACAAGTTTGTTGTGCGGAATAATGAAAACCAACAGATGAACTTATGAATTAATGAACTGAAAGATGTAGTGAGTGCAAGAGAGTGATAAACTGAAAGTAAGAACACATATGTTTTTTTATGAATGTTTGGAGATTTAAAagactcctacgtcaccctttTTTTTTCACCTCGAAAGGATTCACTCTTGAAGATTTTGACTATTACAATCGACTTGCAACAGCCCACTTCAAGACTTACACTATCGCCTATCCCAAAACTCCTAGAAACACTCAAGAACACAGTTCACAACTGCTTCTTGTTACAACGAGGTTTGCAGCACCTCCATTGATATATCACTAATACAACACTTAGCACTATTTGATCCTCACTGATATGCTATGCTTGAAAGTTCTTGCTAGTGTTCTTCGACTCTTTGATGATAAGCTTCAAGATGATTTCTGCTGATTTTCTCTATTGAGTTGGTAAACTGAAGGAGTTTTAGTTTACCTTTGATAACTTGATATTTATGCGAGATTTATTAGTGAGTCGGATGCTGTTTCTGATGCCCTTGAAGGGTAGGCGGGCAAAAACTCTTTCGAATTCATTTAGTGGCCGTTAACTTGTCTTTTCCGCATACATTCCCTAATATGAATAGTACACTGGCATACTCTGATTTATACGACGTATTATCTTTTACGGAAAATTCTATCCATAAGAGTTGCAGTGATTCAGTCTAGGTCATGCGTACTCTTCGATTTTTTAGTTCACCGTCTTAAGATCAATTTACTTCTTGGTGAACTGATTCAGTTTATCGCCCTGTATTGAATGCAGTTTAGCTCATTTACTCGACTTCTTTACACCACTTCATAGCTTAATTGTCTTCAGTTTAGCTCTTGGTCAAAGTTAACTCAGTTAATGTATTCAGTTAATAAAACGACCCTCACTTAACCTCtaatatttgaaagatattaaTATAATGCGGAATTAtcaaaaaatttcggcatgaccttttttaaaacatttacaAACCACCTGTCTCAACCAGCACACAAAAGACTGAACTAAACGAAGCAAAAAACTAAACAATGAAACAAGCGAGAATTTAAAATGGAAACAGTTCAAGGTTTGCGATTACCAAAATTTAACTAACAAATGATTAACATGCCAACAAAACAGATCTAGAAGTTCTTAAATTTACATCTAACCAATATACAAAATAAAGACATCAAAACTATCTGTTTAAATAACATctgcggaagactagcataggtcgaAGGGATGTGCCAAGCCCGCATCGCATTCCACTCAAGAGTCATGTCCCTCGATCTCATCGAAAACATAACCTTCACCAAGCAAAGTAGTGAGCATAAAagctcaacaagtataaaccaTGAAGTAGCGAATGTTTAAAAATACATGCACGATACTTAAAATAATAGTACTTATAATATCTTGAAACTTTCTCGAAGAAGTCTTAAAGATAAAAGGATGGGAGACTTGGAACTAATAAAGGAAACTCACATGCAATGAACTCACTCCATAGATCAAACTCACGCTTGAAATTTTAACTGAAACTCAcacttgaaactttaactttactCACGCCTTTAAACATAAACTTTCATAAACTTTAAATTTGAACTTTACTCTGTAACTttcataaactttaactttaaaATTTGAACTTTCCtctgtgaatttagatcctcgattgtgaccctctgatttgatcgatcaatggccaCAGTACTATGTCGGCAAGGACGCCGAAATCTCTTCCGACGCCACATTGCCCCTTTACTCTAATTTGGTCGGGGAGCCGAGAAGTCTTCTGACCCCACACTACATGTCTGATTTGGTGGGGGAGCCAGGATGTCTCCCGACCCCACACTACACGTCTGAAATGGCAAGTGAGCCAAGGCATACCCTGACCCAACATTTCACGTCCTGTCACAATCAACTCTCCTCATTCAAAAGTTTACTTTTTATCAACTGCAAACTTTTTCTTAACTCAACATCAACATAAACTTTCACTTGACTTGAAAATACAAAGATCACACACCCAACTTATGTAAAACTTTACTCGACTCGAATGATGAAACAACGCCCTTGAAAACACCAATTCCAAGGATGAAAACATGATTTTAAATCAAGGAAAGCATGACGGTAGGTGGTTGCCCCTAGGATAATCAAATTACCCAAGTTTCACATTGAGCGTTCAAACCGTAAAATCCATAACTTGACCATTTCTTAACCAAATCAACCTTCATTTGAACCGACAccctgtggggacctcgggttgctaatatcatcttagggaaattaatgattaataaaacaattaaccaagtatttaaaataatactcaaaccaaataaatttttttttaaaatcttgcacctcgctcgatcgaacaaactcacccgatcgagcgaccTGGAAATTTAAATTCTCGTGTCTGAGcatattttggcctcgctcgatcggtggaactcacccgatcgagcgagcccaaattTCCGATTCTCTGTTTTGCATTTTaaatgccgcgctcgatcggtggagttcacccgatcgagcgggctccattTCCAGAAAAACTGCAGAACaaaattttgctgtcaaaacttggaaCATGGAATAACTCATCATCAAACATGAattctaaacatgttataaaatctgaaaACATGCATGCATACATGTAGTAATTTCCTAGCATCAAGCCATACGATTATTACATAAAACGGATCATTTAAAAGATGTTAAACTAACAACATTCAACCAAACATCATAAGTGTTTCATGTCTAAACTTCTCTTAACAAGTTTGATGTATTCAACCGTACAACTTCAgatacaacccgagtcctcacttgtTAAATTctctcccaagctgtcaatgtcgtctttgaccagctcctgctccctctgttgtcatgcacacatacaaaacaaagcaacaaccggataaaatccggtgagaaatcattctcagtataattgACATATAAatcgttaaataaatcatatcaactctaatcataatcgactcaacagtagagtaaataacgcatatatcgattaagaattgattcataaaatgtcgctgccatcaagattcgtaaacgattttgacatggatatccatctatcgtagccattcttgactcgaaaataaggtcgcctcagaccttggcaatAGAATCAATTCTATACATATCATATCAACAACATATCGaattcaaagatccactacctgagatggatcgattGAAAGAGCGAGTGCccagttagccaacttgtggctaagggcttttatgactctatgtataaacaatctttgtttaatataatttacattcattaatgacattttctttgtctttcttcatattgtaatattgcgatatactattattgttttgataaagaccttgaatatactatagtgtaagtaagatgagatagtgaataaagaaagatcactattatgaaacacatcttatagtcactgtatattctaaacagttcctagtcaattgagtcgtccgctaataaggataaggatcgctcgagattgagactagcatttgtgatgcaaagtaccacgtttcattggtaatggacatggagatgttcaaatcatgcaaatggatattcatatgatgaatgatcgaactaccctattcggactttccaagtggttatcacttatcgagtggataaagtccgcggttttggttgtacaccattagtccttactacttgaaacatcattgagactctatatgctagtactatactttgactcatttaccgactctattggggtcatcaggtgtcgggattgggtacagttacaacacatataggagtcgatgctttgttgtcaaggattcaccacatacttgcgagtgcggatatcctatgcgatctgaggagatattagtgtgacgaatctctggccagagtacatgatgtgttttaggttactcggttttcctagtaatacatgcgatgtcactatttgatctccaagatgtaatgcatagttatcgaatctcgaacgactctcgatgcaccaatggttgttgattcgatcgggatatatggatgaagggaccgtactgtacgttaaccaaaatctactggttcttgcaggcactatcagtgatacctaaggaatcatggggcgatgttgctagacgctcttaccatgattcgttgggtaagtcggaaattgttgttccgagtcacaaggagttgtgagcccacggctagctgtatccctgaaccattgagggtcacacaagtaatggattactaaaccccgttgagatagttaaatttaaagagttaaatttaatgaaagagaagttggacttcttaactaaagggagtggaatttcctaaaatgatatagggatgggtatttttggaaataactgaattcggattcagaaaaaattatcttgactttaaaagttgcagaaatggtttctgtgcacattggtgaaatcggtttatcaatcggagtcatgatgaattttatattaatttttataataacgggcttgacttgttgggcttaagttatggattatgagccctaaggagttagagtcctaacataattataacttaatctagtctagaaattatatatatatacatatgtaggGTTCGAAATTCTCACTAATttccttgcaattttcgaacactacataaaatttctaagggattttttgaaaattcctttctctcttttgagaaaattcggtctgtgatttttccgaAAAATCACTTTctaaattaacagatcaaatctgtttattctcttcgataaacatctgattgatttctagtgcaatcaatcagaggatttttgttttttattcgtggacttaattccggaggttgatcgtgatagtcatcggttcctgggatttataagaagagcagattaaattctgttagagtccataatcaagtctttgcttgaataggtaaaaatatttaattgtgtatttatattttacttgtaacaattttaatcgttaggatttgatacccacgatatggaatcgttccatatcgaaaaataaaaaattttaaacttccgctgcttcgggtatcacatctgtgtgatcagagaacgcatgttccaacagtggtatcagagccaggtcataatctttgatcaaacgattaaaattaatcgattgtacaaaatatttagcctcggttttttgaaacaaaacgaaatttttttttaaaaaaaaaattaaatttgaaacaaGGGCAATCGGGCAGTGAGCGTCGCTGCCCACGGGCAGCGACaagctgcccacctccacgtgggcagccctgtcccacgtggaggcggggctgcccgggaatgtcccgggtagtccggaaatttaaaaaaatttgattttttgaatttttgaaattttagttttggtccgatcgaaaattatttttgattggtccacgaggcatcggatcaaattgtttgagttcgaaatttttaaaattgatttttggataaatttgaatttttggaaaatttataaattttatccgttaaaatagattttataagatatgatcttatgaaaggataagataaaatttgattttatctttttaattatgatgccattgcatgttatccaattatttaattattgaattaattattggataaaagaatgatcgattgccatgaccaatttgataggtgtatgttagattatttacatttggttttattgttgttgggttttattaatgggcttggtttatagcccaatttgaattgtcatttgtaataaaaagtgggcctggtttatggcccgttcccacccttaaatatgtatcccctacttgtcatcgaaatttattgtaaatttattagacttagtgggagataaagatttgaagacaaaggtgggcccagcagacaataaagatcgaagaaatgtaaattggaagctcaatgtaataggatttcattgcatacttgcatatcacctaggattggacttagactcgtgattggcaaccacgggtcgattagtgattgggatcgatcatcctttaaataatatatgatattattgttgtatgcatgctTAGACTAAATTGtttgaatcccgcaagcatacaaatattgcatgatgagacaattttcaaaattaaaaatccctcattttaaatatgatttaaaattgatatcaagataaacaaaagggagtttaaatattgtttaaatattcataccttccatcaacgatcaatgtatgagatgctacccgcgggcagggtccggctcatattattgagggggcccgttcgtcggaaagctgtacattggatcgacacatgttgtaagttgggtggaactcccatgggattggctcatattattggggatccacatggcgaccgtccatcacaacttaatattgatgggtcatcttgacatgtcacattaaacggcgtcatattattgggcccttattggacgtgaggtaaaaacatgggggttgctttggaagcaattgggctctaccttttgaaaattatggttggctgatattattcgggactatggtTTGTCAAttagactccatgttcccactaagaaaacaagttttccgttttcactagagggtagtgaaatcgttaaaatagtgggagtgaaattcataaaattaaatcttgccatattttatgtcttagtaaattaattaaacaatcactgattattgtcagtttttttttcagtatttcattacaatgaattcgcgcaatccactatactcaattcttgaacaaaacaaattgactggcgcaaactatacagaatggttccgtaaattaaagattgttctaaactcggagaaaattttctacgtgttagaaaagaatactCCAAAGGAatcaccggctaatataagtccggaagaattggcaaaacttgatcaatggtgggaccatgatgtcaaggctaagtgctatatgcaagcttcaatgtctgatgaactccagaggcgatttgaggatgccgtgaatgctgctgacatacacatgcacctcaaggaactttttggagctcagtcaaggtcggagaggcatgccaccgtcaaagagctcatgacatgccgcatgcgagatgggacttcggtccgtgagcatggggtacacatgattgggctcattgaaaaattgctaacactcgatttgactttggagcatgaactaaacgcggacttgttgcttctttcccttccttcgtcgtttgacggatttgtggtgaacttcaatatgaacaagatagaggccacccttgaagagatggtcaatatgcttgtgtcttatgaggccacattaaagaaggataaaccggtactcttggttggctcatcttcttactccaagaaggggccaagtggaaagggtaagaaacgttctgccccaaccaaaaaaattgtaccacaaaagaaggccaagacaaaagcttcaaacgtgaacatatctggagatgtttgccatcactgcaagaaacccggtcattggaaacgtaactgcaaggaataccttgagcagttgcgaactacaaagggtatgttttacattgaaataaatgtttcacttaatactacttcttgggtattggatactggatgtggatctcacatttgcaatgatttgcaggtg from Henckelia pumila isolate YLH828 unplaced genomic scaffold, ASM3356847v2 CTG_270:::fragment_1, whole genome shotgun sequence includes the following:
- the LOC140870846 gene encoding zinc finger A20 and AN1 domain-containing stress-associated protein 5, giving the protein MAQRTEKEEAEFKVVPETIVLCVKCGVAGNTSGNNLCQKCFSAAGAGAKLINHVFGEEVIRSGASGKSSPERGSNPAETTGDLKTELPTEAVKREVNRCSGCRRKVGLTGFRCRCGELFCADHRYSDRHECSYDYKAAGREAIAKENPVVKAAKIVRI